The following nucleotide sequence is from Juglans microcarpa x Juglans regia isolate MS1-56 chromosome 6D, Jm3101_v1.0, whole genome shotgun sequence.
AGCTCACCGTGCACGTTGGTGCACATTTTGCACACTATGTGCATAGTTGATCGTTGTGTGGTAGCCGCTAGGTGGCCGAGGTGGTCGAGATCTGAGCCAATGGCTTGCATGGTCGATGGCCGTTGTCCTTTGGCCGTCTGTGGTGGTCGGGAACCACCtcaggagggagggagagagagagagagagagagagaggggtgcaCACTCAGTGCGTGGCCACCTCTAGGTGGCCAAGGTGATCGGGATCTGAGTCGACGGCTTGTGTGGTCGACGGTCGCCATCCTTTGGCCGTCTGTGGTGATTAGGGACCCCACCccgagagggagaaagagagagggaatgggagaggtagagagagagagagacgtgacACATTAACAGTGTATCACATCAGTGTGTGGGATCATTTGTGTCTCTAGCACCCctctttgaaaaatgagagaggaaaattgaatacaaatattataaaattaaaatattattataatataatttttgttttgggatttaaaaaatttgattttttatttatttatttttttgtgttttgtttaaagtttaggaaatttgtaattattaggtaatgattaggtgaaaaaatagaaaatttaaaattgaaaagtatttgtatttgtatttgtgatattttgatattgagatgTGATggattgaaatgagatattttgcaATCCAAATGAGGCCTGAATCTATTTTTTGATCATATATCTTATGTTATGCGTGTTTTTGagatatttcattttaattccAATTCTAATTTATGtactaagttattttattttaagtaaatatCTTGAGCATATTATCACGATGTCTCTTCTTTATCATTAATTGAATCCTCACAAGTCATCCTTCCCCATAAGTTCTCTCAGTATATGTGCTAGAACATGCATGTTTAAGGTCTATATATTGAGTTTATTAGATTTTTGTTACGTGTTTGATAACTTAAAATACGAAAGATGTGACATAAGTTTGACGGATTCAAATCCAACTTAAGTGGACTCTATTATGTCTAATTTGTTTGtatctttttcctttcataCAATCGAAATTGAGGATGGAAACCCTAGTTTCACTCATAAGACGTTAAGATCAATGTTTGTTAGACTGATGTTATTATCTTAAGAATTAAAGATTTAACCAAATCAATATCCAATAATCATAAAAGCTTTTGTATTAATAAATGAAGCGTAGTCACGGAACGTTTGGATCAATTTAGCATCTAATAGTTAGCACAGTATCGGGACTATGTCACACATTTCAGTCACAAAGTTCACACAACTTATAGGCTGATTAGGTTTCGTTTGGGtcataaactcatctcaactcgtcattacaatttttttaaatttcaacacaaaatattattaacaattcaatttttttaaattttaaaataataataatattaaaaaataatattctaatattattttatcatttcaactcaaatcaactcaactcaactcaacatctaaacacaaccgCCTTAACTAAAATAGCATCTAGatcttaaactttttttttttaaatcataatcCTAAACTTTTTAGATAACATGGAATCGTTTATAATAATACCAAACTTATTTCGTGTAGCGTGACATATTACAACACGTTTTAAGTAGTcgacttaataattaataatagttaTTAATTTAAAGGCTAACTACAATAATAGTGACAAAGAAAGTGGTGGTTTCAGGTTTGTTGCCACAAGTTGCATTTTGTGGGGACCAAAAGAAAAGTTAGAGAATTTTTAAAGCTTCGTCCACTTTGCGCCTTGCCTTCCCTTTTAACTGCAGTGAATCCCATCCGGTGACTGTGAGGTGCGAGTGAAGCGTGAGCATGGCAATGAGTAACGGGCGCTGGGGAGTCGCTTAAATACATACCCACCACCAGAAATTGTGATTCACTGTTGGGGTTGCATAGAATTTGGGGTTTAACATCATTAATCATCTCGCttgttcatcttcttcttcgtctttgATCTTTCTTTCGGCTGTGTTAAGGTGCTTCGTCGACTCTCGAAGCTTCCATTGCTGAATCCCAATACCCACTTTTACGAGGTTCGATCTTCTTTTGCTGCAACAGaggtttcttttttgtttgtttgttttgtttgaggTCTTTTGTCAATGCTCTTTGCCAAGCTATTTCAAtggattttctttcttaattttgaagGGTATTCGGAAGCTCGAATCGCGTGACTCAGTTTCCTTTCGTGCTCGGAATTGATAGAGCAAAGGGTACCGGTTGGGTTTTTGGCATCAGATGTTGAAAGACACCAGCTGCGATGGTGATCTTCCCGACCTGGAGAAGCAGTCGGCCAACGCCAACGCCAACCATGGTTGTGATCAGACTCCCGAACCAACTGCAAAGTTGTCAACTGCTGTGGACTCCTCTAATGACGATGAACAACTGCCCCCTGCTCTGTCTCCCAAAAAGGCATATTTGTCGAGGACAGCAAGTTCTGTTGAACTATGCAGGTATCATATAATTTCTTGATACATCACGACTATCCAGAAGTGGCttcatgttttgtttcttaTGGATTGCATTTTCCCTGTTTTCTTTTAATCTAAGCTGAGCGTGCTCTTGCTTATTGCCTTACTAACCATCAATTCGACTGTCATTTTCAACTTTCCCTTTTAAAAGTTGGTGTAATATTAACTTGATGGTGAAAAAACAATCTCGAATTGAGGTTTACTCTACAAAGAAATGTATGTGTGCTTGGTTTGGAATGCACCATAGAAATGAAACTCTTCAGCAGATGATATTGGACGCGATCCACACTCAGTTTATTAGAAGACACGCTTTCCATTACAGGCTGGGTATGATTGAAACTAAGTTTTTCGCTTTAAATTAAAGGGAGAATATTTAGAAaggttcaatatttttttatagaatttacgTAGGGTTGTATCATCTTACGTTTTTTCAATGTTGATGGCTTGGAGTTCCCCATCTTTGAAGAAAAGAGCTATGGAGAAAATTTGTTGTTGTTCGGTATTTAGTTATGCTCAGTGATGTCCATCCTGGTTGCTTTTATTGGTTTTATGATTTGCAGGGATTTTCTGGTTTCGGCCTTTTTGCCTCTGTTTTTGcacatattatcatttttatcttgttCAAGTTGGTATTGATCTTATGAGGTCATAAAAAAAGTCTTGTTCAAGTTGGTGCATAAATTTCGATTGCCTGCAGCTGCTCAATCTGCTATAAATGGATTTTTCAAATTACTATGTGAGGTTTTGAAAAGGAACTAAAACAGGACTATTGATTTTGGCTGCATGTTGAAAAACCTTTGGGTTATGTAGTTTTGCTTTATTTTCATGTTGGAAATTGATTTAGATGGATATAAGTATCATTGGattatatcttaaaattaattgCTTTATCTTCTGTTCAATTTCACTTAAACAAAGTATTGATATAGGCTGTTCTATTTTTCAGAGTTTGTCAGCAGGAGAAGGAAGAAGTTCTTATAGATCTTGGGTGCCATTGTCGAGGTGGTCTTGCAAAAGCCCACCGCTCATGCATAGATACTTGGTTTTGTACAAGAGGATCAAACAAATGTGAGATATGCCAGTAAGTCTTTTCACTATATTTGTTCTTGATTTGGAATTGGCTCAGTCTCGAAGGATCTTATAATGtgttttcggttttttttttgcagaGAGTTAGCTGCAAACGTGCCACCTCCAGATTCCCAGCCTAGTGTACGTATTCCATATTCCATACCATTTTTATCAAGTTATTTAACTCATGCATTGGGTTACCAAAGTGGATGGGCTTTTTATTTCACCTCATCTTTGTGATATCATATCCATTTTGAATGAATTACTTCTTAGCCACGTCccaatatgtattttatttttcctaattatATAAAGAATCGAAACATTCTTTGTTAAATTCTTTAAACGTATTTGAAATGTATTGTACTGTACTGTATGCACCCAAATGTTCCCATTTGACCTTCTCAAGTACAGACTAGAACATCTAATTATTATTGAGAACATATGAAGGGTCCTTGGCATATGTTCTGAATGATATCATAATTTTGAATGCTTATCAGTAATGCAACAtataataatttgatatttgaTATTTAGATCCTGGAAGAAAAATTTGACATATATAGCGAAAGAATATGTTTACTTTTTAGCACATCTTTTGTTAACTAATCCTACTTCTCAACAAAGATCACAACGGTGTGGAACTTTGTGTTAGAGTATCCTACTGTCAAGCTGTTGTTCAAGCCTCCCCAACTCAGAACTATAGTCTCACGCTAACAATACCCTTACCCATGGCGGGCCAAAGCACACACTTTTCTAGCTCTAGCCATGTCTCTATCAGTACACTTGAGTACTTCCACCATGTCTTTCAACAAACTCCATaatttttcctttcccaaaTATTGCACAGCTTGTCATGATCAAGCTGGACAGTTTTGACTTATGCCCTCCGAATTACCTTCCTAACGAGGAAATAGCTGTTATGAATCCATTGTTCTAAGTTTAATTTGAACAATATTCTCCATTGTCCTTTAGCCTCAACAAGTTTATCGTCCATCCAAAAATTTTGTCAAGATAATCACTGTTTTTTCTACACTAGCAACAACAGATTTTAATTGGGCATGCACATGCAGAATGGAGCTATTTTTTTGGAAGGCAAGAGTGTAAGTGTTTTGTACGCAGTCCAGTTGCAAAGgaattctttaaagaaaaagcaCCACCTCCTAGGAATAAAACTTCCTTTCTGGTTGGCATTCTAGAATAGGACATCCTTCAGATGTAATTGTCCTATTTATAGTCAGATCTCCACAATTACCTGCTTTTGCTGGCAACAACTCTTgacagttttttattttattttttattgaatcttGTCAACTTAAAAAGCAAAAACACGATCCTTTTCTTCCTCCATTTGATCGAGTCAACATCCCCTAGAATTAGTTCACTCTAATGTGTGGACCACACCAATTATTTCTGTAAGTGGATGCCACTACTAGGTGGTGTTcattaatgatttttcttgcTTCACATGGGTTTATCCATTGCAACAAAAGCTAGATGTATCTTAGCATTTCATTAATTCAAATGCATTACTTCTCAAAGATGAACACCAAAATGCATTTCATTAATTCAAATGTATGTTAGCTTTCCACCAAAATTTAACAATTTCAATCTAATGGAGGAGGCGAATTTACTTCACAAAGATTTAATTCCATTTCTCACCAAAATGGAATTCTCCATCGCAAATCTTGTTCTCACACATCTGAGTAGCTTTCTGAAAGAAAACTCCAACAGATTCTTGAAATGGGAACAACTCTTGCTGAATCTTGGCTACCAAAGAAATTTTGGGTTGACACACCTTGAGTCTTCTGATGCGTGTGTTTTTACTCTTCTTTGCCCCCATAACTCTGACAAGAAGTTACAATTTCATACCAAGCCATGCATCTTTGTAGGCTATGGATTTGGACACAAAGGGTACCGGTGCTTTGATCCTTCACTTCAAAAGCCACACATACTCATGGATGTAGTTTATAATGAGACTTCTTTTCCCAGCTTGGATCAAACCACCAGTTCTTACCCCCCTCAAATCTTGGCTCTTGCTACTACACAAGTGTCTATACATTTTCTTGACTCTTTCTGACCCCCCAACTCCCCTTAACAATCTTTGATCCCCAACCCACTCCTGACCATATCTCAGATTCGTGTTTTTGATAGCCTTGAACTTTTGAACTCCTGACCATGTCTCGGCTTTGCCTTTTGATAGCCATGAACTTTTGAATCCCATCTCTAGTGATTTCCAAACCTCCCCTGCATCACTTCCTTCACCCAAGCTCCCCTCACTTCCTGCCCCAACACCTGAACCCCTGTCAAGTGAAACACTTCCTGCTCCACACTCTACTCAGCCCATGACCACTTGGTCTAGTACGGGTTCCCTCTGTCCCAATGTCTTCCCTGACCACACCATGTTCCTTTCTACTTGGTATCCCATTTCTGCTATTTCCTCCATTATTCAAGTAGTGGAGCCTTCATCTTATGCCCAAGCTGTACTAGATCCTTGGTGGCAAGATGCCATGCAACTGGAGGATACTCTTCAACACTTTGGAGAACGCGATCCAACAGAAGAAATCGAAACATATGATTTGAATgttatagtaataaaattatatattcaaaatatccaCTAATCTCTTCTGAGTTAGTTTTGCCACtggatttgttttcttttttaaattttactaattattaattttactgGTTTAATGGTTGGGTTTTAAACTCGCCTTTTTTAAATTGTGAGCATTAGCACTTTTGCTGAAGATATATCAGGGtgacaaaacattatttttacaaGCGTCTGAAAGCAGAAAAGGTCTGATAGGCATGTATGAAATTTTATGTTCTCGTTTTTCATGGAACAGACAAATTACTGGGTTTGGAGGAATGAAGCAAATTTTAGGCATCAAGGTCGTGAAAGGGTAAGGGGTCACTCTGCTCAATCTTCTGGAGTTGTCTTATTTGAggaaataatattcattcccttgatacctataaaaaaaaaaacaatattcatTCCTTTGATTTTGTTGCATCCAATGAACTCTGTACCAGAACTGTTTTAGTCCACTTTGGGTGGCATTTTCAATCCTCGTTTGTGGTCTCCTGTTGGATGTGCTGATATCCATTACCCTGGGTATCTCGGCACTGCCCATCAACGTTATAATCGGTATGTAGCTCTACGTTGTTCCTTTTACTTTCTTAATGACTGGCTTGTTTGATGATGgtaaaaaatggagagaaatgtACAGGTGTCATTATTGTTCTTGGACTTGGGACTGGACTGCGAGTTGCTCTGGATTTCTGTCATGAGTGGAGTTTGAGAAGAGTTGTGCAAAGAGTGGAAACAAATGTGAGTCTTGGTTATCATCCTGCCATATAGGTAAATTTGTGTACAAGAAATTCTTCAACTTGCAAGAGAACTCTTAATTGTTATGTACTACAGGATCCCGTTGTTCACCTTGTTTATGATTTGAGATTTGAGAGGGAGCATTTCTTTGTTACCTCACACTTTGATACAGCATGGTGAAGTGAGAGGGCACTGTTTTCCCCTCGGAACTTTTCAATGTTTATGTTTGAGATGAATCTATGCACAGACTTGTTAAACCACATAAGACTGTTCATTCAGGTTTCGACCCGGAAACCCGGGTATACTCGGACCAGAACCTGGATTTCAAACCCAGGCCAGAACCCGGGTGAATCCAGGTTCAAGAAACCCGGAAATCCAAGTTTCGGGTTGTACCTagggttttatatatatatatatatattatatatatatatatataacaaaataacaaaaagcctatagtatttaattttttcagaaaaaaataatgctgaaaagctttcttttttaatctaaaagcctatattactgaaaagttggtaatatatatttaatttgaaattagatGATTATGTACATGTAATATATTCCAGTATGATAATATATTCCAGACTTTCTAGTACTACTCCTGTTAAAAGTGATCGATCAAGTAGTAGTACTTCTAACCTTCTATGGCCATATAATGCATTTATCATGTAAAATGTATGCAATAATGCAATTCACTACATATTAAATTACATTTCATTACATtacgaaactcaaaattataatatatgaaaattccaaaatgcttcaattgaaagtttaaaattgtCATCTATTCAGTTGCCTTTGCGTCCTTGAAGTGCTTACTAATTGCATATACACGTCATGAGAAACAGGGAAACTGAAAAGACAAAATGTttactaattacaaaatataaattgctaTGAACATAGTTTGCTCACATATTGGcatcaattttctttcaaatgaaGGCAGAAATCCACATTCATGAACTGAGTCATGTCTGAGAATACCAACAAATATATGAAGGCATCAAACTGATATTGGCTGTTCAAAATCTATATTATGAATGGAAGAAGCTATAGTTGCTGGAGAAACATCTACACATGTAAATTTTCCATGCTAAAGTTAATAGCACATTTAGATACAAGAACAGCACTCTATGTATACTTATCATCAAGCTCTGCTAATAGATGTGCACAAAATTTGTCCTAGGAAACCATAATTACCTGAGGTGAAGTCTTTAAATAAACACCAAGTACTTGTGATGAATACAAGCAATCAAAATAACAGGCATATACactaaaaatatctcttaaAAGAATGATAATTTAATTAACTAGTCAAATGCCAAAGGCATTGTTATGCTTGTCATTATTTCATAGTTAACTTCAGACAAACACAATAAAAGAATTATCAACAAGTAGGAATGCGAAGTAGAAATACTATCAAGTACTCTTTACAGTTCACATTTTTATAATGGACCACTTACTCAAAATAAACATATccaatttcatatttcatattgttcatGGCTTCTTAAACAAGGACGAGCAAGGTATATACAAGATTTGTATGACctgaacaaacaaacaaactttaGAATAGATAGCAGCCCACATATATCTTTTAATGCATACACATATATGTTGATCTTACAAATAAAAGAGCTGGTTGATTATGCAAGAAGAAAGTACTTACTCTAGATTTTTTTCTGCTTAAATGGGAAGAAAGACTCACAGTAGCCTCTGTTGAAGATGAAGCTAGATGATCAtctagaaaaatattaaaaattgagttAGATAGATGATAAATCTAGATAATCACAGAATCTTCTTCCATctgttattgagtaataaagACTGCcaaatagaatataataaataatcaaacacaCATATTATCAAACATATAAAGAAACAGATCTaacaaaaaaaaggtaaaatatgCTGCAGTATTCCTGTTGGCATGCAGTAATCTTATTAGGATGTATAAGTGTATTACATGATTATATTCAGTACTGTGCATGGCGACCTTATATTGTTAGATTCTTGTTGTCTGTGAGAAAAGCTTGAAATGTGATTTAAGTGTAAATATGATGATCGATTCCAAGACCAGAATAAAGATTTGATAAACTACTTCCCATATATGGAGTTTTAGAACAACTGTAGGATATGGTAgtcttatatttatatagaaagATATATTATCTGAAACCTTATTTTCATAagatatctatattttatttttggatacATCAATATATAACTATTTTGTAATTTCCTAATAAGTTttggttaataaaaaaaaaacttcaatgaAATGAGGCTACTAAATGCTAAATAAATATGGGTGGAGAAACAGAGGAGGAGTTTGTCGAGCTCTGTGACATACCAGTTtggttttagggtatataagtaaatttttctagt
It contains:
- the LOC121235285 gene encoding uncharacterized protein LOC121235285 isoform X1, which translates into the protein MLKDTSCDGDLPDLEKQSANANANHGCDQTPEPTAKLSTAVDSSNDDEQLPPALSPKKAYLSRTASSVELCRVCQQEKEEVLIDLGCHCRGGLAKAHRSCIDTWFCTRGSNKCEICQELAANVPPPDSQPSTNYWVWRNEANFRHQGRERNCFSPLWVAFSILVCGLLLDVLISITLGISALPINVIIGVIIVLGLGTGLRVALDFCHEWSLRRVVQRVETNVSLGYHPAI
- the LOC121235285 gene encoding E3 ubiquitin-protein ligase MARCHF2 isoform X2, producing the protein MLKDTSCDGDLPDLEKQSANANANHGCDQTPEPTAKLSTAVDSSNDDEQLPPALSPKKAYLSRTASSVELCRVCQQEKEEVLIDLGCHCRGGLAKAHRSCIDTWFCTRGSNKCEICQELAANVPPPDSQPSTNYWVWRNEANFRHQGRERVSLLFLDLGLDCELLWISVMSGV